Proteins encoded together in one Rossellomorea sp. y25 window:
- a CDS encoding stage V sporulation protein D → MKRVSNVTVRKRLAVALVVGVLIFSIIDIRLGYVQFFKGDWLTSLAKDSWSRNIPFQPERGKIVDRNGEELAGNQSAPTIFVVPRQITDPQGTADKLAAVLNISVESAYKYVTQRANMVLIKEARKISYEKAKEVRDLNLKGVYLGEDSKRYYPYGSYLSHVLGFAGIDNQGLMGLELSYDEELSGDKGYVKFFSDAKGKRMPDMADDFEKPENGLDLKLTIDTKVQTIVERELDIAQATYNPDGIIAIAMNPKNGEILAMSSRPTFDPANFRNVPQEIYNRNLPIWSTYEPGSTFKIITLAAALEENKVDLYKEKFHDPGHIEVAGSTLHCWKRGGHGTQTFLEVVQNSCNPGFVELGERLGKEKLFSYIHDFGFGEKTGIDLQGEGKGILFNLDRVGPVEQATTAFGQGVAVTPIQQVAAVSAAVNGGILYQPYIAKELIDPSSGEVVMRKTPQIKKRVISEETSKQIREALESVVAQGTGGKAFVDGYRVGGKTGTAQKAKDGKYLENNHIVSFMGVAPADDPEIVVYVAVDNPKGTVQFGGVVAAPIAGSIIGDSLEAMGVPKRKDQIEKKMTWTDTPMIETPDLVGLTKKELQEQLINLDLDISGTGDKVVSQSPDPGVKIKQGSKVRVYLSE, encoded by the coding sequence GTGAAAAGAGTATCCAATGTAACTGTTAGGAAGAGGTTAGCGGTAGCACTTGTAGTAGGAGTCCTGATTTTCTCCATTATTGATATAAGGCTGGGGTATGTTCAGTTTTTTAAAGGGGACTGGCTTACAAGCTTAGCAAAGGACTCTTGGAGTCGAAATATCCCATTTCAACCTGAAAGAGGAAAAATAGTTGACCGTAATGGGGAAGAACTTGCCGGAAATCAGAGTGCACCGACGATATTCGTCGTTCCAAGACAAATTACTGATCCTCAGGGTACAGCGGATAAACTGGCGGCTGTTCTTAATATTTCAGTGGAATCTGCATATAAATATGTTACACAGAGGGCAAATATGGTGCTGATTAAAGAAGCTAGAAAGATCTCATATGAAAAAGCGAAAGAGGTTAGAGACCTTAATTTAAAAGGGGTTTACTTAGGAGAAGACTCTAAGCGTTATTATCCATATGGCAGTTATTTATCTCATGTACTTGGCTTCGCTGGAATTGATAATCAGGGGCTGATGGGGCTGGAACTTTCATATGATGAGGAGCTTAGTGGAGATAAAGGATATGTGAAATTTTTCTCAGACGCCAAAGGAAAAAGAATGCCTGACATGGCAGATGACTTTGAGAAGCCTGAGAATGGGTTGGATTTAAAGCTGACGATTGATACGAAGGTTCAAACCATCGTGGAACGTGAATTGGATATTGCACAAGCCACTTACAACCCTGATGGGATTATCGCCATTGCCATGAACCCTAAAAATGGCGAAATATTGGCTATGTCAAGCCGTCCTACCTTTGACCCGGCAAATTTCCGAAACGTACCTCAAGAAATATATAACCGGAATTTACCGATTTGGAGCACCTATGAGCCAGGTTCTACATTTAAAATTATTACTCTTGCGGCAGCGTTAGAGGAAAATAAGGTAGATCTTTATAAAGAAAAGTTCCATGATCCTGGTCATATTGAAGTAGCGGGCTCTACCCTCCATTGTTGGAAGCGTGGAGGACATGGAACCCAAACATTTTTGGAAGTGGTCCAAAATTCATGTAACCCCGGATTTGTAGAGTTAGGTGAGAGGCTGGGGAAAGAAAAACTATTTAGCTATATTCATGACTTTGGTTTTGGAGAAAAGACAGGCATAGACCTTCAAGGAGAAGGAAAAGGAATTCTCTTTAACCTTGATCGGGTCGGCCCTGTAGAACAAGCTACTACCGCCTTCGGTCAGGGGGTAGCCGTTACGCCGATTCAACAGGTAGCCGCTGTGTCAGCAGCCGTCAATGGTGGAATCCTGTATCAACCGTATATTGCAAAAGAGCTTATTGACCCTTCAAGTGGAGAAGTGGTGATGAGAAAAACACCTCAAATAAAGAAAAGGGTCATCTCGGAAGAAACATCAAAACAAATTCGTGAAGCATTGGAAAGTGTAGTTGCACAAGGTACAGGTGGGAAAGCTTTTGTAGATGGTTATCGGGTAGGTGGGAAAACGGGAACCGCTCAAAAAGCAAAGGATGGTAAATACTTAGAGAATAATCATATCGTTTCCTTTATGGGAGTAGCACCCGCGGATGATCCGGAAATAGTCGTTTACGTAGCTGTCGATAATCCGAAAGGTACGGTTCAATTCGGTGGGGTAGTAGCGGCCCCTATTGCAGGGAGTATTATAGGGGATAGTTTAGAAGCAATGGGAGTTCCGAAAAGAAAAGATCAAATTGAAAAGAAAATGACGTGGACCGATACTCCGATGATTGAAACCCCTGACTTAGTCGGATTAACAAAAAAAGAGTTACAGGAGCAGCTTATTAATTTGGACTTGGATATAAGCGGAACTGGGGATAAAGTGGTTAGCCAGTCTCCTGATCCGGGGGTGAAGATCAAGCAAGGTTCAAAAGTAAGGGTGTATCTATCGGAATAA
- a CDS encoding UDP-N-acetylmuramoyl-L-alanyl-D-glutamate--2,6-diaminopimelate ligase, with translation MRLHTLLEVLPFFSVEGEGNPAISNIANHHKKVRNGDLFICINGLEIDSHSLAPKAEKNGAAAILAERSIEANVPVIIVPDTKKAMAILADYFYKQPSHQLLLVGVTGTNGKTTTTHLIDQVFSHCGMMTGLIGTLHIKVGDELHVSHNTTPDSLTLQQTFKRFCDKGVRSAIMEVSSHALDQGRVHGCDFDIAVFTNLTQDHLDYHKSMDDYRNAKGLLFSQLGNTYFKKSPKYAIINKDDEAAEYFIRVTAAHVFTYGLSPSADFHARDIVLKATESTFTLVSPFGEKEMVLKFAGQFNVYNALAAIATASAAGIPLEDSVRSLESAHGVRGRFETISEGQPFSVIVDYAHTPDGLKNVLETIQSITKGKVIVVVGCGGDRDKIKRPIMAEIACEYGDFAIFTSDNPRTEDPNGILEDMESGVVGKQYRLIVDRKEAIKEALSLAKTDDVVLIAGKGHETYQIIGNNVYDFDDREVARQIIKGL, from the coding sequence ATGAGATTGCACACTTTGCTGGAAGTACTGCCGTTTTTCTCAGTAGAGGGTGAAGGGAATCCAGCTATTTCAAACATCGCTAACCATCATAAGAAAGTGAGAAATGGTGATTTATTTATCTGCATTAACGGGTTGGAGATTGATAGTCATTCACTCGCCCCAAAGGCAGAGAAGAACGGTGCAGCTGCAATTCTCGCTGAGAGGAGCATAGAGGCAAACGTTCCGGTTATCATCGTACCTGATACGAAGAAAGCAATGGCAATTCTTGCAGACTACTTCTATAAGCAGCCCTCCCATCAGCTTTTACTGGTCGGGGTGACAGGGACAAATGGGAAAACCACGACCACCCATCTGATTGACCAGGTTTTTAGCCACTGTGGAATGATGACCGGTTTAATTGGGACATTGCACATTAAAGTGGGGGATGAGTTACATGTAAGTCATAATACGACTCCTGACAGCTTAACACTCCAACAAACGTTTAAACGGTTCTGTGATAAAGGAGTACGTTCTGCGATTATGGAAGTTTCTTCACATGCTTTAGATCAGGGGCGGGTTCACGGCTGCGACTTTGATATTGCCGTATTTACAAACCTGACTCAGGATCATCTGGATTATCACAAATCCATGGATGATTATCGAAATGCAAAAGGCTTATTGTTTTCTCAATTAGGGAATACTTATTTTAAGAAATCTCCGAAGTATGCCATTATTAATAAGGACGATGAAGCAGCTGAATATTTTATTAGAGTCACAGCCGCACATGTGTTTACATATGGTCTGTCTCCTTCTGCTGACTTCCATGCAAGAGATATTGTCTTAAAAGCTACAGAGTCCACTTTTACACTCGTTTCACCATTTGGAGAAAAAGAGATGGTATTAAAATTCGCTGGACAATTTAATGTATATAACGCTTTGGCTGCGATTGCAACGGCTAGTGCAGCTGGTATACCCCTAGAGGACAGCGTAAGAAGCCTGGAGAGCGCACACGGTGTCAGGGGCCGTTTCGAAACGATCTCTGAAGGTCAGCCATTTTCGGTAATTGTAGATTACGCACACACTCCGGATGGTTTGAAAAATGTATTAGAAACCATCCAATCGATTACCAAGGGAAAGGTTATTGTGGTGGTCGGGTGTGGAGGGGACCGGGATAAGATTAAGCGGCCGATAATGGCTGAGATTGCCTGTGAATATGGGGACTTTGCCATCTTCACCTCTGATAATCCAAGAACTGAGGATCCAAATGGTATCCTCGAAGATATGGAATCTGGTGTGGTCGGCAAACAGTATCGATTAATTGTGGATCGGAAAGAAGCAATTAAAGAGGCTTTAAGTCTTGCCAAAACTGATGATGTTGTCCTGATTGCGGGAAAAGGTCATGAAACCTATCAAATCATTGGAAACAACGTATACGATTTTGATGACCGCGAAGTGGCCAGACAAATCATAAAGGGGTTGTAA
- the mraY gene encoding phospho-N-acetylmuramoyl-pentapeptide-transferase: MMEQVIFFTIIMAFLITVLLAPIFIPFLRRLKFGQSIRDEGPQSHMKKTGTPTMGGIVFLVSIVITTFVMTGKYSEPGPETYLMILVTVGFGLLGFLDDFIKVVMKRNLGLTSKQKLLGQIVISVIFYLIFKQNDFPTTVSIPLTDFSFELGWFYCLFIIFWLVGFSNAVNLTDGLDGLVSGTSAIAFGALAVLAWNQSQYDVAIFGVAVVGAVLGFLVFNAHPAKVFMGDTGSLALGGAIATIAILTKLEIILILIGGVFVIETLSVILQVASFKTTGKRIFKMSPLHHHYELVGWSEWRVVVTFWTVGLLFAVLGIYIEVWL; encoded by the coding sequence ATGATGGAACAAGTGATCTTTTTTACAATCATTATGGCATTTCTCATTACCGTATTGCTTGCCCCCATCTTTATTCCTTTCCTGAGAAGATTGAAATTTGGGCAAAGTATCCGTGATGAAGGCCCCCAATCTCACATGAAGAAAACTGGTACACCTACAATGGGGGGAATTGTGTTCCTGGTCTCCATCGTGATTACTACATTTGTAATGACAGGGAAATATTCAGAGCCTGGTCCTGAAACTTATTTAATGATTCTTGTGACCGTCGGGTTTGGTTTATTAGGGTTCCTTGATGACTTTATTAAAGTTGTGATGAAGAGAAACCTGGGACTGACATCTAAGCAAAAGCTATTAGGTCAGATTGTCATTTCTGTCATTTTTTATCTCATCTTTAAGCAAAATGACTTTCCGACTACAGTTTCGATTCCGTTAACGGATTTTTCATTCGAATTAGGTTGGTTTTATTGTTTATTCATTATCTTTTGGCTTGTAGGATTTTCAAATGCTGTCAATTTAACGGATGGTTTAGATGGATTAGTATCAGGAACGAGCGCCATTGCCTTTGGTGCACTAGCTGTATTAGCCTGGAATCAATCCCAATATGACGTCGCGATTTTCGGAGTGGCGGTAGTCGGGGCTGTTCTCGGCTTCTTAGTATTCAATGCCCACCCTGCTAAAGTATTTATGGGAGATACTGGATCACTGGCGTTAGGTGGAGCAATAGCCACGATTGCCATTTTAACCAAATTGGAAATCATCTTAATTCTTATCGGGGGAGTTTTTGTCATTGAGACGCTCTCCGTCATCTTACAGGTCGCATCATTTAAGACAACAGGTAAACGAATATTCAAGATGAGCCCGTTGCATCATCATTATGAATTAGTCGGTTGGTCAGAGTGGCGGGTTGTTGTAACGTTTTGGACCGTTGGGCTGCTTTTTGCCGTATTAGGAATCTATATTGAGGTGTGGTTATAA